One region of Oryza glaberrima chromosome 7, OglaRS2, whole genome shotgun sequence genomic DNA includes:
- the LOC127780207 gene encoding uncharacterized protein LOC127780207 codes for MGGASLSIISLAAFDALKAPGMKLQPSLPIIGVTLGHTWPLGHVELPVTFGESTNFRTERIDFDVADLNLAYNTVLGRPALVKFMAATHYAYLQMKMPGPSGPITVFGDVKVALTCAEQRADNLAAATEP; via the coding sequence ATGGGAGGGGCCAGCCTAAGCATCATCTCCCTGGCTGCCTTTGACGCGCTCAAAGCCCCGGGGATGAAGCTCCAGCCGTCATTGCCGATCATTGGCGTGACCCTGGGACACACGTGGCCTCTTGGTCACGTTGAGCTCCCGGTGACCTTCGGCGAGTCCACCAACTTCCGCACCGAGCGGATCGACTTCGACGTGGCGGACCTCAATCTGGCCTACAACACGGTCCTGGGCAGGCCTGCGTTGGTGAAGTTTATGGCCGCCACCCACTACGCCTACCTCCAGATGAAGATGCCGGGCCCTAGTGGCCCCATCACCGTCTTTGGCGATGTCAAGGTCGCCCTCACCTGCGCGGAGCAGCGCGCCGACAACCTGGCGGCAGCAACGGAGCCGTAG